The window TACGGTGAACTGGAACGATAACCCTGCTTACAAAGATCAGTACTATTGTCCTTGTCATGGTGCGCACTATACGCCTGAAGGTAAGAATCTTGCCGTAGCACCTAAGCCTTTGGATGAGTACACAACCAAAGTAGAGAATGGTTTCGTTTACGTGGGACAACTGCATGCTAACACAAGAGTATAAGGAGGCGTCACGATCAGATGTTTAAAAACGTATACAACTGGATTGACGAACGTCTTGATATTACGCCTATGTGGAGGGATGTAGCAGATCACGAGGTTCCAGAACACGTTAACCCTGCTCATCATTTTTCCGCTTTCGTTTATTGCTTCGGCGGATTGACGTTTTTCATCACAGTTATCCAAATTTTGTCAGGAATGTTTTTAACCATGTACTACACTCCTGATATCATAAACGCGTATGCCAGCGTTGATTACTTACAACATAAAGTAGCTTTCGGTGTTATCGTTAGAGGTATGCACCACTGGGGAGCTAGTTTAGTTATCGTAATGATGTTCTTACATACCCTGCGCGTGTTCTTCACAGGTTCTTATAAAGCACCACGTGAAATGAACTGGGTGGTAGGCATGCTCATTTTCTTCGTTATGTTAGGTCTTGGTTTTACAGGATACCTGCTTCCATGGGATAACAAAGCGTACTTTGCTACGCAAGTAGGTATGAAGATTGCAGCGGAAGTACCTTTCGCAGGACCTTACATCGAAACATTACTACAAGGTGGAGAAATTGTTGGCGCACAAACGTTAACTCGTTTCTTTGCTATTCATGTGTTCTTCCTGCCTGGCGTTCTGCTCGCTTTGCTTGCCGGACACTTCTTCATGATTCGCAAACAAGGTATTTCCGGACCGCTATAAATTAGGGAGGGGCGAATAGCGTGGCGCATGGTCATAAGTCTGACGAAAAAATCGTTTACGTAGGGGATTCCCGCGTAGTTAAGAAAACACAAGAGCAACGACTGATTCCTAAAGATTATTCTGCTTATCCGGGAAAATCGGAAGCATTCGTACCTAACTTCTTGTTGAAAGAATGGATGGTTGGTGTTGTCGTATTGGTCGGTATGCTAGTACTGGTCATGACCGAACCAGCTCCGTTAGGTTATCCTGCGGATCCTAAGAACACTGCTTTCATTCCGATGCCGGATTGGTACTTCTTATTCATGTATCAATTATTAAAATATCCATATACATCTGGTGATTATGTTGTTCTGGGAGCCGTTGTTGTACCTGGTTTACTGTTCGGGGGCCTGCTTCTTGCTCCGTTCTTGGACACAGGTAAAGAGCGTCGCTTCTACAGAAGACCAATCGCTTCAAGCTTGATGATTTTGTCTCTAATCGCTTGTACGTATTTGACGTATACTTCTTGGTCTCATTACCAAGTAGAATTGAAAGAGAAAAACATCATTCCTGAGCACATTAAGCGTGAGGAAGAAATGCACGCGAACAAAGGTGCTGCTGCTGGTGGCGGTGGTGCGAAGGAAACGAAGAAATCTGCAGCAATCGTTGCAGCAGATGATCCTGGTGCAGAACTGTACAAGAAAGCAACATGCTTATCTTGCCACGGTGCTGGACTTAAAGGGATGCCGGCTTCTGGCGTACCAGCCTTGCTAGGTATTGGTGATAAGATGTCCCAAGATGAGATTCTTGGCGTTATCAAAAATGGTAAAGGCAACATGGGTAAACAATATCAAGGTAACATTGATAAAGGCTTAAGCGATGCTGATATTAATAAACTTGCTGAATGGTTATCCAAACAAAAAGCTCAATAAACAAGGAAACCTGATCGCGAGAGCGGTCAGGTTTTTTTAGATAAGTTCGCACAAGAGGAGGAGCTTACTTGCAGCAAGGTTTGTCCGTTTCCTATTTTTGGAGCAAGGATTTTCTGCTCAGCAAAAAGATGTTGTGGGCGTTTTTCATTTCAAACCTTTTAGGAACCGTTTATGGCTATGAGTGGTACTGGGCACAAATGGTCGATACGATTGCTAACTATCCGGTTTGGTACGTATATTTTGTTCCGGACAGCCCAACAGCCAGCTTGTTCTTCACTCTATCAATCGGATTCCTGCTTATGGACCGTTCTTTGGATCGGCAACCGAATAAGCTTTATCGTGCTATTCGCGGATTTGTTGAAGCATTCGCATTGATTACCTCATTTAAATATGGAATCTGGGCGGTTGCCATGATATGGACAGGTGCGTGGCAGGGTGTTCCAGTCGGCTGGGATGGTTGGATGCTGACAGGCTCCCATCTGGCAATGGCTGTGGAAGCACTGCTATTTGTTCGATGGTATAGGTACAGGCTAACGGCTATTATCATTGTCGCCATCTGGACATTTTGGAACGATTTCATGGATTATGAAAGAGGGATTTTTCCACGTTTACCTCGAGAACTTCATAACAATCTACTTACGATAGAATGGTTCACAGTAGGGTTAAGTATGACTGGTATATTGATTGCGGTCATATGCCTGCTTATCCGTAAGAAAAGAAGTACATAACCGCATAGCAGCTGGTCTAAATTGGGACAAACCTCCATATGATGATGGTGAAGGAGGGGATGTCCCATGTTTAATTATTCCGGTATGAAATGGTTAACGACCACACTTCTGCTGGCAGCCGTTATAAGTATAAGCTCAGCTTGTGGAGTTAGCACGAGTACAAACGGACAAGCCGCTAAGCCAATAGATCCTGAACAAGTAGAGCGGATAGCCTTTTTGAACCAAATTGCCGATGATATGTATAAACAAACCATGGATGGTCAAGTAACAGAAGCAAGAAATAAACTGATGCAAATGTCTGATCAGATTCCTAAGATTCATTTCGAGGGGATTACATCTGTTGAGGGGTTAAATGCTTTAACGGAGACGATTACGCAAGCAAAAAGGGTCTATAATGCCGCAGCCTATTCACCAGAAGAAGGGCAGATCGCCGTCGCCAAAATTCGTTTAGCCACGGATGCGCTAACACATAAGAACCAGCCCATGTGGCTGCAATACTATAAAGTGCTGCAAAATGATACAAATAGCCTGAATGAGGATGTTAAAGCGAATAAACAGAAGGAGGCGTTGGCGAATTTTGGTAAGCTCTCGCAGCATATTGCCATTATTCATCCATCTTTGCTGATTAGCCGAGATGCCGCTTCCGTCGAAAAGCTTGATTCGCTGCTTGCTTTTATCCGTACGAATTTGAATAGTCAGCCTATGTCTACTCGACAATTGGAATCAGGGCTTGACCATCTAAATCACGTTCTGGATGATTTGTTTCTGAAGAACAAGGATGCGATCGCTTTCGTGCCAATTACAGACCCTAGACAGCCAATCATCTGGTCGTTAGGTATTGGTCTCATTATTGTCAGTGTACTATCTTTCGTTGGATGGAGAATGTACCAATCAGGACGACATATCGTGCCGGTTAAGCAATCAAGAGAAAGCGAAAATAGGTGAAACATAAAAGTGGGTCAAGCAAGCTTCTACAGCTGCTGGACCCACTTTTTTGCGTTACTTTTGTTTGAATCCTTCACCAATAACATCATGCACATCACCAATAATGATGAATGCCCTAGGATCCATTGAATGAATGAGTTCACGAAGCCTTCTGGTTTCATGACGATAGACGACGCAATAAACAACTTCTTTATTATTGCCGGAGTAGGCGCCTCTAGCTGGGAATAAAGTCACTCCCCTGTCTAGTTCCGTCGTAATGGCTTGTGCTAATTGACTTGCTTGATCGCTAATAATGGTAAATGCTTTGGCCGCGTAAGCGCCCTCGGAAATATAATCGATGAGCCGAGAGCTTACGAAGACGGCAACAAGTGAATATAAGACCTTTTCTTTTGGTAAATAGATGAACGAAGAGCCAATGACGATGACGTCAATAATGAGGATGATTTGTCCAACACTCCAACCTCTCTTCTTATTGCCGATATGAGCCAAAATGTCAGAGCCACCCGTAGTGCCTCCGAAACGGAAGACAAGTCCGAGTCCAATCCCGAGTGTAATACCTGCATATAGAGTTGCTAGAAAGTAATCCTGCGTGGTGTGAAATGGGACCAGCCATTCTATTCGGATGAGCAGCTCCATGATCCATAGAAAGAAAGACAGCGAGACGACGCCGAAGATGGTGTATAGCATCTGTCCTCTGCCGAAATTTTTCCAACCGATATAAAACAATGGGATATTAATTACAAGGGTAGATATGGACGGTGGCACGTTTAGTACGTATTTAAGCAGCAATGAAACACCTGTAACCCCGCCCTCCATTAACTCATTGGAAATAACAAAATAGTGCAAACCAAACGCATAAATAGCCGTACCGATCATAATTGCAACAACATTCGTAAATCGATCAGCAAATCGTTCCTTAAATCTCATTCCTGTTCCTCCAAATACTTGATGTTATCGCCAAAAAAATTTGTCAACTTTTCTTCTATAGTTTAACATAGTAATGATAACTCGGTGAAGATGATGGAAAGAAGGGTGAACATGTCCGAACGTACACTTAAAGATATACAACAAGAGGTTGACACTTATATTTCCCAGTTTAAGGAAGGATATTTCAGTCCTTTATCAATGCTGGCAAGAATGTCAGAGGAAGTTGGTGAATTAGCCCGAGAGGTGAATCATACATACGGTGAAAAGCCCAAAAAAAGCACGGAAGAAGACAATTCAATTGAGCTTGAACTCGGTGATATTCTTTTCATAACCATTTGTTTCGCGAACTCTTTGGGCATTGATTTGACGGAAGCTCACGATAAAATCATGCACAAATTCAACACGCGGGATGCGGGGCGATGGACCAAAATTAACACCGAAACTACATAAGCTTCATAAACTATACCATCCCCAATAACGGGAGACTCGATTTCGAGTGGAGGAGGATGGGCAGATGAATGGAGAAATTCAAATACAGAAAGCGTACGAATCCATACTTGGTCATGATTTTGAAAAAGCCATTGAATGGTTTGAAAAAGCGATAGCTGAAGAACCAAACAATGCTGCCTATCACTACAAGCTATCGATTACTTTCGCAAGAAGTAACAAATTGCATAAAGCCATTGAGCATGCTTCTAGGGCATTAGAGTTGGTTAAAGATAATGAAGTTTATCGTTATCATCTGCAAGTGCTGCATGCAAGAGAATTAGTTGAAAAAGCACAAAAACAGCTAAGTGCCCAGTCAGAGCATGCGGAACGCGCGATTTTCTTACTGAAAGAAGCGATTACTCTTGATCCTCTGGCTATTGAAGCGTATCTTATTCTAGGAGAAGCATTTGCTTTTCGAAAGGATTATGGGAGAGCCTATCAAACCGTTATGGAAGCGGTTCGTTTGGAGCCTCACCATGAAATTGCGAAACAGCATGCGGCGCTCTACCAACAAAAGATGAAATTATAGGCTTGAAACATACAAAAAGGAGATAGTCTCAAACATGGATCGTAAAATTCGAGTAGCCGTTATTGGTGCAAGTGGAAGAATGGGGCGAGAGGTCGTGAAGACCGTACTCACAGAGTCCGATATGGAATTGGTGGCGGGGGTTAACCGCTCCTCTGGCCCAATTGATTTAGGAAGAATGGTTGGATTTGAAGAATGTGGGGTTACAATGAGCAATGATTTGGAGCAGGCTCTCACAGAATCCAGGCCAGACGTTTTAGTAGATTTTACAGGTCCGCAAACAGCGGTTTCACATACAAACCTGGCTATACGCCTAGGAATTCGCCCAGTAATGGGAACAACGGGATTTACGCCGCAAGCTATTGCTGAATTGGACAAGCAGTGCCAAGAAAGTGGAATTGGCGGAATCATAGCTCCGAATTTCTCAATAGGGGCTATACTTATGATGAAATTTGCTGCTCAAGCGTCTAAATACTTCCCTAATCTAGAAATCATTGAGTATCACGGGGATCAAAAGCTGGACGCTCCTTCTGGAACGGCAGTGAAAACCGCGGAACTTATCTCCGAAGTTAGAGGAGAGCTGCGTCAAGGGAATCCGAATGAAGAAGAAACAATTGAAGGTTCGCGCGGTGGGTATTACAATGGATTTAGAATACATAGTGTTCGACTGCCTGGAATCTTTGCTCAGCAGGAAGTTGTTATGGCGGAGCAAGGCCAAGCGCTCAAAATTAGACATGATTCCTATGATCGTGCAGCCTATATGCCGGGCGTTGCCATTGCAGTACGTAAAGTGATGACATATAGCGGAATGATTTATGGATTCGAGCATTTTATAGATTAAAGAGCCCTAGGGGAGTGGAAGACAAGATGTTAAAGATAGCGTTAATTGCCCATGATCGTAAGAAAGATGAAATGGTGAACTTCGTTATAGCGTATGAACATGTATTCGAGGGTCATAAGTTATATGGAACAGGGACGACAGCACAGCGGATTATGGATGGCACCAAATTAGACGTACATCGATTTATGTCAGGTCCACTTGGGGGAGACCAGCAAATTGGCGCATTGGTAGCACAAAATGAGATGGATTTTATTATTTTCCTTCGAGATCCATTAATGGCTCAACCACATGAACCCGACATTATTGCTCTGCTGCGTCTATGTGACGTTCAGGGGATTCCTTGCGCTACGAATGTAGCAACAGCCGAACTACTCGTCAGAGCGCTTGATCGCGGTGATTTCGGTTGGAGAGAGTTAGTACATAAATATAAGCCAGGTATTGAATAAGATGAGCGAATCTCTTGATATTCTTATATTTGGCGCGCATGCAGATGATGCTGAGATTGGCATGGGGGCCACGATTGCCAAACATACCAAGCGTGGGCTTAAGGTTGGACTTTGTGATTTAACCTATGCCGAAATGTCCTCTAATGGCACAGTGGAAACAAGGATCGAGGAGGCTGAACAAGCTGCGAGTATTCTTGGCGTGAAAGTTCGTACGAATCTGGGACTACCGGATCGAGGGTTATTTGCTACACAGGCAAATATTGAGCGTATTACGCAAGAAATCCGTAAATTTAAGCCGAGAATCGTATTTGCACCCTACTGGCAGGATCGGCATCCAGACCATGTAGCCTGTTCGGGCTTGGTTCAGGAAGCTGTTTTTAACGCTAAGCTTCGCAAGTATCTGCTTGATTCTGAGCCCGTGAACGTGGAACAGATGTACTTTTATTTTATAAATGACGTTTACGAAGCTGATCTCATGGTGGATGTAACCGATTGTTATGATGAAAAAATTGCAGCACTGAGCGCTTATCGCTCACAATTTATAACGGGTCAAGGTACGGTAGCCACGCCTTTAAATCAAGGCTATATCGAACGAGTTGAAGCTAGAGATCGCATATTAGGTCAAAAGCGCATGTTAAGTTATGCAGAAGGTTTCGTATCTAAGCTGCCCTTGGTGGTAGATCAATTCGTTTGATCGGAAAAGAGGTGCATGATGAAAGATAAACTTAAGATTGGAATTACCTGCTACCCGACTTTAGGTGGTTCAGGTGTTGTTGCTACTGAACTTGGCAAGCTGCTTGCCGAAAAAGGACACGAGGTTCATTTTATTACACACAGTATGCCTTTTCGTTTGGGTAAATTTCATAAAAATATTTTTTATCATGAAGTGGAAGTCAGTCAATATTATGTCTTTCGTTATCCGCCTTATGACCTTTCTCTTGCCAGTAAATTAGCGCAAGTCGCCAAGATGGAAGAGTTAGATTTACTACATGTTCATTATGCCATTCCTCATGCCGTCTGTGCACTTCTGGCGAAACAGATGGTTGGCAGTAAGCTGAAGGTTGTTACGACACTTCATGGAACGGATATAACTGTTCTGGGACAGGATCAATCGATATCTGACTTAATTCGCTATGCTATTAATGAAAGCGATGCGGTAACAGCGGTTTCGAAAGATTTAATTAAAGAAACAAGAGAATTATTGGACATCGACCGTGACATCGATCTAACTTACAATTTCGTCGATAAACGGGTGTATTATCCTCGTGATATTACGAAGCTTAGAGGCGAGTTTGCTCGGCCGGAAGAGAAGATTCTTATTCATATTTCTAATTTCAGACCTGTCAAACGTGTGCAGGATGTTATTGATATTTTTGCAAAAGTTAGCAAGCAGATTCCGTCACGTCTTTTGTTCGTGGGAGAAGGTCCTGATTTATCCAAAATGATTTCTAAGGTAAAGGAACTTGGCCTCACAGATAAGGTAACGTTCTGTGGTAAACAGGATGATGTAGCACAGGTGATTTCCCTTGCTGACGTGATGCTGCTTCCTTCGGAAAAAGAGAGCTTCGGTCTGGTGGCCTTAGAAGCGATGGCATGCGGGGTGCCGACGATCGGCTCCAATGCCGGCGGGATTCCCGAGCTCATTACGCACGGTGAAACGGGCTATTTAGCAGATGTTGGGGATACTGATAAAATGGCCGAACATGTCGTAAACTTGCTTAGTAATCAAGTATTGTACGAACAAGTGGCACAGAATTGTTTGACGCGTGCTCGGCATACATTTTGTAATGATATAACTACGGTTCAATATGAGGAAATTTATTATCGCGTGCTGGGAAGAGAGCTTCCAGAATCTCATCGCATTACAGCTTCGTCCTGTCAATAAGAGGATGTTAGCAGGTTAGGAGTACCATGTCGGATGTTGTTAAAATAAAAGTAATAGATCGTGGAGCTTCCTTAGTTCTCTCTAAGCTTACAGAAGCTGGGTATGAGGCTTATCTTGTAGGTGGTTGTGTTCGTGATGCTGTGCTAGGCCGACCGATCAAGGATATCGACATTGCGACGTCTGCATTGCCGGAGCAGGTGATGTCCTGCTTCCCGCGGACGGCGCCGACAGGGCTGCAGCACGGCACCGTAACCGTCATCCTGGCACAGGGAACCTATGAGGTGACGACGTTCCGCAAAGAAACGGAATACGAGGGCTTTCGCCGTCCGGCTTCCGTCGAATACATTTCGGATTTGACGGAGGATTTGAAGCGGCGCGATTTTACGATGAACGCTATGGCGATGGACGCGGCGGGCGTTGTGTTGGATCCTTTTGCAGGGCAAAAGGATCTTGTGGACGGGATGCTCCGCTGCGTTGGGGCTGCTGAGGAGCGTTTTGGAGAAGATGCGCTGCGCATGCTTCGCTGTGTTCGTTTTGCCTCGACCTATGGACTGGAGGTCGAGTCGAGTACGTGGCAAGCGCTGCTTGCGCAAGCTCCGCTGCTGCGCCACATTGCAATGGAGCGCGTGCGCAGCGAGCTGCAGCGCATGGTCGAAGGGCCAGCCCCGGCGCGGGCTGTGCGGTTACTGTTGGCGAGCCGCCTCACGGCTTACCTCAAAAAGCAGCTGCCGCTGCCTTTTGAGCGCTGGCTCGCGTGGGATGACGCGCTGGACGCTGTCAGCGCGCTGGAAGGGCAGCATGACCGCTGGGTGATGCTGCTGATGCTCTTGGAGATGCCGGCGGACACGGTCCGCACGGCGCTCCAGGAGCTGACCTTCTCCCGCGCCGATTGCGAAGCGGTCGTGGCGGTGCTGGCCCTGCGCGAGGCTGTGGCCGCGCAGCTTACTGGCGGCGCCGCGCAGGAAGCCGCGTTAGTGCCGGACCCGGCTCCGCTGGAGCGGGTCTGGAAGCTTGGCGCGGTGCGCCGCGGCGAAGCAGCAGCCCGCGCTCTGCTGCGGCTGCTGCGCGTGCTGCCGCAATGCCCTGAGCAGCGCGGCGAGCTCGCGCGCTTCTTGCAAACCGCCGCGCCGGAGCTACTGCGCCGCGGGGAGGATTGGCTGAAGGAGGTTCCCTGCTTCAGCCTGAAGGAACTCGCCATATCCGGCACGGATTTGGCGGAGGAGCTTGGCCGGCAGCCGGGTCCATGGATGGGCATACTGCTGCAGCAGCTGCTCGAACGAACCGCGCTCGGAGAACTCCCGAACGAGCGAGAATCACTTTTACTTGCCGCGCGTGCTGCGAAGTAGCAGCGCAGCGCGGTTTTTTTATTATTTGAAGGAGCTACTTTACTCCTACTTACAGCTTTGTTCACATTTGAGGTGCCTTAAATCGGAATCAGACAAGCTACCAGGTCCATAGTCTCGAAAGAATTAGTACCGATTTATCCCCAAATTGTTACACGAACAACAACAATTGCAAAATGACCGGATGAATCGGTCTCAAAATAAATCCCGATAGATCGTGAGTGAAATCGTATGAACGAACGTATATTAGAGCTGTTCCAAGAGTTCCCGGAAGCTTATGTTTCCGGTGAGGAAATCAGCCGCCGACTTAACGTTAGCCGCACTGCAATCTGGAAGCATATTGAAGAGCTTCGATCGGCAGGCTATGAATTTGAAGCTGCGCCGCGTAAAGGGTACCGATTGCGGAGTAAGCCTAATTCATGGCAAGTGAACGAATTATTGAGTGGATTGAAAACCAAGGTTCTCGGTCAGAAAATCCATGTTTACGGGGAAGTCGAATCTACACAGACGATAGCACATGCTCTCATTGCATCAGGTGCTCCTGAAGGCACGATTGTGCTGGCAGAGGCACAGACAGCAGGAAGAGGCCGAATGGGGCGAACGTGGCATTCTCCGGCCGGCAAAGGGATCTGGATGAGTCTGGTGTTAAAACCGCGCATTCCGGTCTATTTCATGCCTCAATTAACGCTGCTTAGTGCGGTAGCGCTATGTCGATCCATCCAGAAGGTTTGCCAGGTAGACATCGGCATCAAGTGGCCTAATGATCTTCTAATTAAAGGCAAGAAGGTAAGCGGTATCTTACTTGAAAGCAGTGGGGAAGATGAACGGCTCAAGTATGTAGTTGCAGGAATTGGCATCAGTGTAAATTTGAAGCAGGAGGATTACCCCGAGGAACTTCGGAATATCGCGACTTCACTTGCGATTGAGTCGGGGACTGACATCCCAAGAGAAAGTTTGGTACAAGCTTTTCTTTTAGAATTTGAAGATCTCTATGCGCTTTATATGGAGAAGGGCTTCGCCCCAATCCGTTTGCTGTGGGAGGCTCTCAGTGTAACTTTGAAGCGTCCAATCCGCACGCATACCCCTGCAGGTGTCATTGAAGGTATTGCTGATTCGTTGGATGATTCCGGGGCATTAACGGTAATCACACAAGCTGGAGAGAAAATAAAGATCTATTCCGGAGATATTGAACTGAAGTAAAGGTATCAAATGGAAGCAACATTTGGTATAATAGCAAGACAAGGCGGTATCCTTAAAGGAACTGCACTTGCAGCTTGACGATTGTAGTTTGTTTACAAAGGAATAGGACTTGAAACAAGATGTTGGATTCTGCTCTGAGCCTTATGGGACCGAGACAGAGGGATCATTGGATTCTTTCTGCATGCGATCCTTTTAGCTCTTAGCTAAAAGGTTTTTTTATTTTATATGAGGAAGCTGGGATAACAATGGAACAACGTAAGGCGCTTACGACAGCTAAGATGAGAAAAATGAAGCAAGATGGCGTTCCCATTACAATGGTAACTGCTTATGATTATCCATCAGCCCGCTTAGCGGAAGAGGCTGGCATTGATGTCATCCTAGTAGGTGATTCTCTGGGGAATGTAGTACTAGGCTACGATTCAACCTTGCCTGTCACTATGGATGATATGGTTTACCAGACGCGAGCCGCGGTGCGTGGAGCTTCAAATACGTTCATTGTAG is drawn from Paenibacillus sp. V4I7 and contains these coding sequences:
- the qcrB gene encoding menaquinol-cytochrome c reductase cytochrome b subunit; this encodes MFKNVYNWIDERLDITPMWRDVADHEVPEHVNPAHHFSAFVYCFGGLTFFITVIQILSGMFLTMYYTPDIINAYASVDYLQHKVAFGVIVRGMHHWGASLVIVMMFLHTLRVFFTGSYKAPREMNWVVGMLIFFVMLGLGFTGYLLPWDNKAYFATQVGMKIAAEVPFAGPYIETLLQGGEIVGAQTLTRFFAIHVFFLPGVLLALLAGHFFMIRKQGISGPL
- a CDS encoding menaquinol-cytochrome c reductase cytochrome b/c subunit produces the protein MAHGHKSDEKIVYVGDSRVVKKTQEQRLIPKDYSAYPGKSEAFVPNFLLKEWMVGVVVLVGMLVLVMTEPAPLGYPADPKNTAFIPMPDWYFLFMYQLLKYPYTSGDYVVLGAVVVPGLLFGGLLLAPFLDTGKERRFYRRPIASSLMILSLIACTYLTYTSWSHYQVELKEKNIIPEHIKREEEMHANKGAAAGGGGAKETKKSAAIVAADDPGAELYKKATCLSCHGAGLKGMPASGVPALLGIGDKMSQDEILGVIKNGKGNMGKQYQGNIDKGLSDADINKLAEWLSKQKAQ
- a CDS encoding DUF1405 domain-containing protein, whose product is MQQGLSVSYFWSKDFLLSKKMLWAFFISNLLGTVYGYEWYWAQMVDTIANYPVWYVYFVPDSPTASLFFTLSIGFLLMDRSLDRQPNKLYRAIRGFVEAFALITSFKYGIWAVAMIWTGAWQGVPVGWDGWMLTGSHLAMAVEALLFVRWYRYRLTAIIIVAIWTFWNDFMDYERGIFPRLPRELHNNLLTIEWFTVGLSMTGILIAVICLLIRKKRST
- a CDS encoding sporulation protein YpjB, encoding MFNYSGMKWLTTTLLLAAVISISSACGVSTSTNGQAAKPIDPEQVERIAFLNQIADDMYKQTMDGQVTEARNKLMQMSDQIPKIHFEGITSVEGLNALTETITQAKRVYNAAAYSPEEGQIAVAKIRLATDALTHKNQPMWLQYYKVLQNDTNSLNEDVKANKQKEALANFGKLSQHIAIIHPSLLISRDAASVEKLDSLLAFIRTNLNSQPMSTRQLESGLDHLNHVLDDLFLKNKDAIAFVPITDPRQPIIWSLGIGLIIVSVLSFVGWRMYQSGRHIVPVKQSRESENR
- a CDS encoding YitT family protein, encoding MRFKERFADRFTNVVAIMIGTAIYAFGLHYFVISNELMEGGVTGVSLLLKYVLNVPPSISTLVINIPLFYIGWKNFGRGQMLYTIFGVVSLSFFLWIMELLIRIEWLVPFHTTQDYFLATLYAGITLGIGLGLVFRFGGTTGGSDILAHIGNKKRGWSVGQIILIIDVIVIGSSFIYLPKEKVLYSLVAVFVSSRLIDYISEGAYAAKAFTIISDQASQLAQAITTELDRGVTLFPARGAYSGNNKEVVYCVVYRHETRRLRELIHSMDPRAFIIIGDVHDVIGEGFKQK
- a CDS encoding nucleotide pyrophosphohydrolase, whose protein sequence is MSERTLKDIQQEVDTYISQFKEGYFSPLSMLARMSEEVGELAREVNHTYGEKPKKSTEEDNSIELELGDILFITICFANSLGIDLTEAHDKIMHKFNTRDAGRWTKINTETT
- a CDS encoding tetratricopeptide repeat protein; translation: MNGEIQIQKAYESILGHDFEKAIEWFEKAIAEEPNNAAYHYKLSITFARSNKLHKAIEHASRALELVKDNEVYRYHLQVLHARELVEKAQKQLSAQSEHAERAIFLLKEAITLDPLAIEAYLILGEAFAFRKDYGRAYQTVMEAVRLEPHHEIAKQHAALYQQKMKL
- the dapB gene encoding 4-hydroxy-tetrahydrodipicolinate reductase, with translation MDRKIRVAVIGASGRMGREVVKTVLTESDMELVAGVNRSSGPIDLGRMVGFEECGVTMSNDLEQALTESRPDVLVDFTGPQTAVSHTNLAIRLGIRPVMGTTGFTPQAIAELDKQCQESGIGGIIAPNFSIGAILMMKFAAQASKYFPNLEIIEYHGDQKLDAPSGTAVKTAELISEVRGELRQGNPNEEETIEGSRGGYYNGFRIHSVRLPGIFAQQEVVMAEQGQALKIRHDSYDRAAYMPGVAIAVRKVMTYSGMIYGFEHFID
- a CDS encoding methylglyoxal synthase, yielding MLKIALIAHDRKKDEMVNFVIAYEHVFEGHKLYGTGTTAQRIMDGTKLDVHRFMSGPLGGDQQIGALVAQNEMDFIIFLRDPLMAQPHEPDIIALLRLCDVQGIPCATNVATAELLVRALDRGDFGWRELVHKYKPGIE
- the bshB1 gene encoding bacillithiol biosynthesis deacetylase BshB1, which codes for MSESLDILIFGAHADDAEIGMGATIAKHTKRGLKVGLCDLTYAEMSSNGTVETRIEEAEQAASILGVKVRTNLGLPDRGLFATQANIERITQEIRKFKPRIVFAPYWQDRHPDHVACSGLVQEAVFNAKLRKYLLDSEPVNVEQMYFYFINDVYEADLMVDVTDCYDEKIAALSAYRSQFITGQGTVATPLNQGYIERVEARDRILGQKRMLSYAEGFVSKLPLVVDQFV
- the bshA gene encoding N-acetyl-alpha-D-glucosaminyl L-malate synthase BshA, which produces MKDKLKIGITCYPTLGGSGVVATELGKLLAEKGHEVHFITHSMPFRLGKFHKNIFYHEVEVSQYYVFRYPPYDLSLASKLAQVAKMEELDLLHVHYAIPHAVCALLAKQMVGSKLKVVTTLHGTDITVLGQDQSISDLIRYAINESDAVTAVSKDLIKETRELLDIDRDIDLTYNFVDKRVYYPRDITKLRGEFARPEEKILIHISNFRPVKRVQDVIDIFAKVSKQIPSRLLFVGEGPDLSKMISKVKELGLTDKVTFCGKQDDVAQVISLADVMLLPSEKESFGLVALEAMACGVPTIGSNAGGIPELITHGETGYLADVGDTDKMAEHVVNLLSNQVLYEQVAQNCLTRARHTFCNDITTVQYEEIYYRVLGRELPESHRITASSCQ
- a CDS encoding CCA tRNA nucleotidyltransferase, with the translated sequence MSDVVKIKVIDRGASLVLSKLTEAGYEAYLVGGCVRDAVLGRPIKDIDIATSALPEQVMSCFPRTAPTGLQHGTVTVILAQGTYEVTTFRKETEYEGFRRPASVEYISDLTEDLKRRDFTMNAMAMDAAGVVLDPFAGQKDLVDGMLRCVGAAEERFGEDALRMLRCVRFASTYGLEVESSTWQALLAQAPLLRHIAMERVRSELQRMVEGPAPARAVRLLLASRLTAYLKKQLPLPFERWLAWDDALDAVSALEGQHDRWVMLLMLLEMPADTVRTALQELTFSRADCEAVVAVLALREAVAAQLTGGAAQEAALVPDPAPLERVWKLGAVRRGEAAARALLRLLRVLPQCPEQRGELARFLQTAAPELLRRGEDWLKEVPCFSLKELAISGTDLAEELGRQPGPWMGILLQQLLERTALGELPNERESLLLAARAAK
- a CDS encoding biotin--[acetyl-CoA-carboxylase] ligase, with translation MNERILELFQEFPEAYVSGEEISRRLNVSRTAIWKHIEELRSAGYEFEAAPRKGYRLRSKPNSWQVNELLSGLKTKVLGQKIHVYGEVESTQTIAHALIASGAPEGTIVLAEAQTAGRGRMGRTWHSPAGKGIWMSLVLKPRIPVYFMPQLTLLSAVALCRSIQKVCQVDIGIKWPNDLLIKGKKVSGILLESSGEDERLKYVVAGIGISVNLKQEDYPEELRNIATSLAIESGTDIPRESLVQAFLLEFEDLYALYMEKGFAPIRLLWEALSVTLKRPIRTHTPAGVIEGIADSLDDSGALTVITQAGEKIKIYSGDIELK